The Scyliorhinus canicula chromosome 10, sScyCan1.1, whole genome shotgun sequence genomic interval ACCCCGCCCAGTTTTCTGACCCAATCACGGGGCGTTGCCATGGCAGCGGGAGGTGACTCTTGGACCACAGCTGTGGTGCCCTGAGCCAATGAGAGCGGCGGCTCGGCTGAAGGCAGCTGTATAAGATGCAGCTGCACAGAGGCTGAGCGGGAGGTTGTTCTGTGTTATAGTAGCAGCATGCAGCACCTCACACTCACACTACTGCCTTTGCTGCTTCTGCTACTGACAACTGAGGTGAATACATTTCACAGCATAACCGAGAATACGATGTATTAATAAAATAACGGTTTTGTTTTAATatgaaatttacaaaaaaaaataaggGAAAGCGGATTTCAGGTTTGGTAAATCAAAGCTTTTATGCTGCGTCTTTCTGTTTTACAGCGGGTCAGCGCCCAGCAATGTCCTTCCCTTTGCAAGTGCCCGAAGGATCCGCCAAGATGTACCACCGGAATCCGGTTGGTGTTGGATGGCTGCGGCTGCTGCCGGGTTTGTGCCAAGCAAGCGGGCGAAGTCTGCACCGAGAGCGACACCTGTGACTCgcagcaggggctggagtgcGACCGCAGCGCCGACAGCCGGCAAGGGCTAGGCGTTTGCATTGGTGAGTTTACAGCCTACACCACGAAGTATCTTTGTCAACTCAGTTTATAACCAGCCTGTCTTCATTTTCAGAAAAGTACTACAGTTATTAACAATTAAAATGAAGTTGGTATGTGCATCTCCGGTTGTTTTTCTGCCTGCAGCTGCCAGGTGTTCCTGACAGGTCCTGctgaaaacaaaaacaatacTGGCATGATCCAGGTAATGTCATGCAGGCTCGAAGAATTGTATTCAACAAAACAAAACTGTAAGCATTAATAGGTTAATAACTGGGAGGTCAGTTCTATACTGGTAAGTAACCAAGCTGCTCGGTTGATGTCAGCTAAAGGACTAAGTTTTGGACCAAACGAGGTCCACCTAAAGGAGCCTAAGGGAAATAGGGGGGAGAAATAATGGAGGCTGTATACATTATGAAGGGAAATTACTttgggttctcccccccccccccccccccccccgccttctccgATTGTCCGGGACAACTTGGTAAGAGTTGGAGAAATCCTGAAAGAGTGGAATGGTATAATTGTGCTATTTTTCTGTGGCCTCTACAGTCTTCTGAGGTTTGGGTGGGAAATCAGAAGTTATGTGGGAATTGGTCCCATTTTTGCATTGTTAGGAATGGTTTAGCCGAATATTCTTTTGTTTtcctgacctgctgcaatgtGATCTATGTCCGGTTTAAGTTCTGACCTATGCTGATGATATACACCAGACATTTTGGTGGTAATTGCCAAGGGGGAAGAGCTATTTAAATTCAGCCATTGGCCATTACTTGCCAGTAACACCAGGCCACAGAGGACTCCAGCGTGTCCGTGTAAGACAAGGACACACGGGAAACGGGGCTAACCTGGGCAACTTGAAACCAGTTAAGAAAAATCAAAAATCTTTACCTTGATTAAAGATGAAATAACTAACACCTAGatgaagagaaaataattaaaaCCTCTAATTCAGAAAGGGAGATTGTGCTTGATAAACCTCAAAGTTATTTGAGGTGACAGAAGTGAAAGATAATACAGCAGATGTGGAATATTAAGTACCACATGCAGAGAATATTGAatgattaacattttaaaaagtaagaAGTTGAACTTGAAAATTGGTTTAATGGAAAGAAGTTGTAGAACTTCCGGGTAATTTCTCTATGATTGGAAGTGGGTAGTACTGTGGCATTGGATTTTGCTCTGCGCCTATTGACTGAGtacatcaatgatttgaatgAGTCAGAGTAAttccagaatgtgcaaattatatTAAAATAGAAGATAGTATAAATAATTCTGAGGATGAAAGGGAACTGGGAGAGGATATTGGTAAGATGGTAGAATGGACAGCAATGTGGCAAAGGTACTGAAGCgtccaaaaaaaaataaaaagatgatactttgaatgggaAAATAGTTGAATAATATATACAAGCAGGGAGATTTTGAGGTTTAGTTTCACAAAACATTCCAAGGAGGCCCTCAAATAGGTGACCACAACAAAGTTGATGGAATACTGGATTGAATGGCTAGTGATATAGAAGAGTTAGGCCGGAGCATATTGATAAGTTTGTAAAACCTTAGTAAGATCATAGTTGGAATATAAGCTACCCCCCTTGATGGAATTTGATGTAATAGAGTGCTGCCTGGTATAAGGAAATGGAAGTGCAAAGGGAGATGGAAAATATGGACTGTTTTCATCAGAACAAATGAACGTAGAAAAATAAATGACCCTGTTGATTAAAAATGCCTTCGCTGGAAGTGGTTCTTTTCTCAGCGGAGTACCCATAATGGAGAAGGGTGATTGGTTGCTTCCGGAAACAGTCATTGTCCAAGTGATAGATTTCTAAGAGAATTGGGCAATTCTTCAGCAAAGCAAGAAGTTCACTATAATTTGTAAAAGCTGTAGCTTTAACATGTCAGTACTTAACAAGCTGATTTAAGGTAACATGAAAACACTCCTATGTGGGCACAGAGAGTTGCTGATACTCCATTGTTGCCATTCTGATGTGCTCCCTGAAATGGAGGGTCAGACAGAGAAGTGGAATTGAGTAGTTTCCTCACCCTATCTACTTTGAAAATGGCCACAGCACTTAGTAGAAGCAGTACCCTAGTTACTTGAAAGAATTACATTTTAGTAATATTTTCACTGACAATATTGAAGAAAATGTTTGTGAAATAAATGTTATATGTCTAAAAATATATTTGTGTGAACACAATTTTCTGCCATGTAAAATGTCTCTGAACCTTTTAACAATTTGGGGGTAGACTATTCTGACATTTATTGAGCACTTTATTGCTTCAAATAATAAAGGAATTCTCAGCCTCTGCAGACAGTGAAACAACAGCATAGGTTGACTTAACTTACCACTTGGACCACTATATATATTCAGCAGGAAAATAAAAATAGACAATATTTGAAAATTAATTTCAATACAAAATTAAAACTAAAGTGTATTTGGTTTGTTTTTCTCCAGACTATTTAAAAATCTAAAAGAATGTTATCTTCCACCAGTGATCTCTGTAAGCAAAAGTCTATTCGGTAGAGActaaattttccctctttctctatTCCTTTCCTCCTTTCTCTATTCCTTTCCTCCTTTCTCTGTCTCTTGTTCACTAGTAGTAGAAAAAGGGACCACCATCTCTTTTTGTGTGTTGAAAATAAGGAAACTTGTGCAAAGAAGAAAGCTGCATATTGCGTCTTTTGGTGTGCTTCTGAATGGGAAGCAGAAACTTGATTTATAATATTAGTTATTTAAATTTGTTGGAGGAGAACTTAGATAGTACTGAGTGATTACAGCCTGTAGCATTGCAACCATTCATCTGTTCGTATTCCTCCACATTGACACACCTgtcccaccagcccccaccccagactGTCACAATCATATGTCTCTGGTTCACTGGTTTTAAGGTGCAGATTTGCCTCGAAACTTTGCTGTTGATAACCTTCAATTCAGAGAAGCTAGTGTGCTCTATGCAGTCAGTTCAGTATCCTCAAGCTGTCAGTAAAAGTGGCATGTGATAGCTCAGCCCTATTGCTAGAAACCTGAGAGCTAAGTGGACCCAGATCTTTTcaagttaaaaataaaaatttacatTGATTATCCCACAGATGATGTGCAACAAAGTGATGCAAAGTCTATAGGGCTTGTTTCAGAGGAATAGTCCTCTGTATGAAGTTTGTTTGGCATAAAGCAGTGTCGTTGCTGTTGCTGCATAAATTCCCAAGATACAGTGTAATGGCAATATTAAATTATTATTTAATTCTCCCACCTCATTAGTACTGTCTCTGGTGGGTGAAGTACAGGCTGCGTTTTGGGATGCCTGTTTAATGTACAAGTGCATGGCCACTCAGCTTGAACAAATGTTTCTGAAGTAAGCATTCGTTGAAAGAAAATTGATTTTGTACTTTTGTCAAGAAATTTTCAAATCCTGTATGTTAACCAAAATAGGTTATACAACTATTAAATAATTTAATAAACTAAAATGCTTGCTTCATAAGTGCCTATTTCTTCCCActataatttatttaaaaaatacacaATTGTTATGTAGATGGAGGATTATGTATTTGATGGCATTGGTAATGAGAATGATGTAAATTGTCAATGCTCCTTGTCTTTGAATTCCAGCACATGAAGGTAATATTTGCATGTATGACGGAGTTGTCTATCGAAATGGTGAGACATTCCAGCCAAGTTGCAAATACCAGTGTTCGTGTAAAGATGGTCTGATTGGCTGCGTACCCCGTTGTAATTTGGATGTCTTATTGCCGGGCCCTGATTGCCCATTTCCCAAACAAGTACAGATGCCAGGAGAGTGTTGCGAGCAATGGGTGTGTCACCACAAACAAGAGGCCCCTGTTGGAGGATTGGCAATGGCAGGTAGGATACAATGTTTATGTATTATGTATTCTTTTAGCTACTTATAAACTGCGGGGCCTCTTTTACACCCTGTAATGTATAAATAAGCAACTAAATCAGTGACTCAAACTTTTAGCTGCATGCAAGTGATGCCTTAATTTTATctaacaatacaaaaaaaatcTGCATAGAGTATATATTACAATTTGCATTCCAGCATAGCATGTTGGGACATTAGGCATCCAAAATATGCTTCTGATGTGTACTGCTTTAAATTAagaatttgagaccaggaagagatcaggcatgatctgattgaatggtggagcagacttgaatggctgaattgcccacttccgctcctaattcctatgttcctggtATGACAGTGACAGGTAGTAAGCTGCATGACCAACAATTTGTTGGTTCAGTCCTGTGTCTAAGATGGGTTAACTGCAATTTCTTCCAGGACAATGTTGGGTACACTACAATTGACCATTATATCTCAGATCATGGAGGAGTAAATTCATTTTACCAGTTTCCACGTTTATAGACCTAACTGTCTCCTTTTCACTCCAGAAGTACAGTCTCTCGACATGTCAATCCTTCACAAAGTGCCCTGTTTCTTCCTTGAATAGTAACCTACCTAGTCTTCAAATGATACCACTTTCCTTTGCCTGACAGAACCTATTATCACGTTGAACATTTGTTtccaataaaggtcaacatagGAACTTGGATTGGCAATCACCTCTTGTAAGATACGTTGAACACACCTTGTTCCTCTTCCACTCAGGTCCATTTAATGATCTATTTTTTTTTCACTACATTAAGtgttcctagaatcatagaatgtacagtggagaaggagggcaTTTACCCATTGAGACTGACCCATTTTATTCCTCCCactggagcctgctccaccatgctggTTTCTCATGTTTTTTCTTTCTGCTAGTCTCTAGAGCTAGTCACATATACCGTGTCCTGTATATGCCTTTTATTTTTCCCATTGTTTCTCCTTTTTGTCTTACTAAAATCTCGTCTGTCACCTACCATCTGTTCTCCTCACAAGCACTTAATAGGCCAATCTATTTATTTTCCTGTGTCTTTTTCCTTCTACCTCATCTACCCCTACCCCTTTTAAATGTTGCTCACCTGTAATATCTTTCAATCCTGAGGCAGGGTCTTAAAGATTGAAACCTTAGTGGACTGACCCTTGTTCTTCCATGCACTGCTAATTATTTCCAGCTTTTCCtcatttgttttcaaatttccaacatctgcagtatttcttTTTGGATTTTGACAGAGAAGCCGCACTGACCAGCCCATATTGCATTCTCATGGAGTAAGCTGGCTGGCCTTAGTTCTCGTTGATCCACAATTAAATAATATATTCCGTTCAAAATCAAACCTGAAGAATGATGCCTTAAGTGAGATCGGAAGACAGTTTCATGGAACTGTTCCTCAACAAAGTTACCAGTTTCAGTACAGGACTGGATCAGGGGGCAAactgaaacaaaagaaaaggaaTGAATGTGCAAGcacatttttgtggaaaaaaatggAAAAACTGCAACCTGTGACCCCTATTACATGGGTGACTCATATTGTATTTAAATTCTCATGATTGTTGTCAGCAGTTTGGATTCATTCCATTGTACAAAAGGTTTATTTTTGCTAATCTTGAATTAAAGCCAACCCATATCAAAGAATCCCAGTTTTTCTTGGCTCATAATTTCAACTGTGAAGCTTCCCAGCCAAATTCTCCAATATCCTTAAATAATTTTGTAGATAGcacttagagtgcagaaggaagccactcggcccatcgagtctgcaccggctcttggaaagagcacccttcccaactgcacacctcgaccctatccccataacccagtaaccccacccaacactaagggcaattttggacactaagggcaatccagcatggccaatctacctaacctgcacatctttggactgtgggaggaaacccacgtgcacacggggagaacgtgcagactccgcacagacagtgacccaagccgggaatcgaacctgggaccct includes:
- the LOC119972682 gene encoding CCN family member 3-like; its protein translation is MQHLTLTLLPLLLLLLTTERVSAQQCPSLCKCPKDPPRCTTGIRLVLDGCGCCRVCAKQAGEVCTESDTCDSQQGLECDRSADSRQGLGVCIAHEGNICMYDGVVYRNGETFQPSCKYQCSCKDGLIGCVPRCNLDVLLPGPDCPFPKQVQMPGECCEQWVCHHKQEAPVGGLAMAAYRQEATYELDSLNPSLNCIQQTTQWSACSKTCGMGISTRVTNKNPRCDMVKQTRICEVRPCGNYKVTVKKGKKCARTPKATKPTRFEHNECISVQSYKPKYCGVCNDGRCCTPHSTKTAQLDFKCPGGIIIKKQMMIITTCACHYNCPEDNTVLQTDQTSGP